The Bacillus sp. Marseille-Q1617 genome has a segment encoding these proteins:
- a CDS encoding ABC transporter substrate-binding protein, whose product MKRKWMAGLGVTTMLMGSLLAGCGGKDEASSDGSSEGEKVEVTLAGWGGNPSEQKLLKQTLADFEEKYPNIDVKHEVISEQYMDVLKTRLIGGEGPDVFYLDALEAPALIETGVVEPLDEYVTDDFDVDDFEKPMLEAFQVDGKTYGFPKDYSTLALFYNKKMFEEAGVEVPKTWEDLREVSKKLTKDGVYGFGVAPELARLYHIAQAGGGDIVKDNKANFASKEVVDALQPIVDQHNEDKTSAQASEVGANWGGEMFGQQKAAMVIEGNWAIPFLEDTFPDVEYGTAELPTINGEKGTMAYTVGYVMNAASEKKEASWKLISYLTDKEGMETWTSKGFALPTRKSVAEKLGYDEDPLRGALVAGAPYATVWQEGPNLPIIMNNFNNQFIAAFLGDRRLDEALKDAQKQANSEIQ is encoded by the coding sequence ATGAAGAGAAAATGGATGGCTGGTTTAGGGGTTACAACGATGTTGATGGGTTCGCTGCTTGCGGGATGCGGCGGAAAGGACGAAGCGAGCTCAGACGGCAGCTCTGAGGGAGAAAAGGTTGAAGTGACGCTTGCCGGATGGGGAGGCAACCCTTCTGAACAGAAGCTGTTGAAGCAGACACTTGCTGACTTTGAAGAGAAATATCCAAACATCGACGTCAAGCATGAAGTCATTTCCGAACAGTACATGGATGTATTGAAGACGCGCCTGATCGGCGGAGAAGGGCCTGACGTTTTCTATCTGGATGCACTGGAAGCACCGGCTTTGATCGAAACCGGGGTTGTCGAACCTTTGGATGAGTATGTGACGGATGACTTCGATGTGGATGATTTCGAAAAGCCGATGCTTGAAGCGTTCCAAGTGGATGGCAAAACATATGGCTTCCCAAAGGACTACTCCACTTTAGCCCTATTCTATAACAAGAAAATGTTTGAAGAAGCTGGTGTAGAAGTGCCGAAGACATGGGAGGACCTTCGTGAAGTTTCTAAGAAACTTACTAAGGACGGTGTCTACGGATTTGGTGTCGCTCCTGAACTTGCCCGTCTTTATCATATTGCACAAGCAGGAGGCGGCGATATTGTGAAAGATAACAAAGCGAATTTTGCTTCGAAAGAGGTCGTCGATGCCCTTCAGCCAATCGTCGATCAGCATAATGAGGACAAAACATCTGCCCAGGCTTCAGAAGTAGGTGCGAACTGGGGCGGGGAAATGTTTGGTCAGCAGAAAGCGGCCATGGTCATCGAAGGAAACTGGGCGATCCCGTTCTTAGAAGATACATTCCCGGATGTGGAGTACGGTACAGCTGAACTTCCAACAATTAACGGGGAGAAAGGCACAATGGCTTACACAGTGGGATATGTAATGAACGCTGCATCTGAGAAAAAAGAAGCTTCATGGAAGCTGATTTCTTACCTGACGGATAAAGAAGGAATGGAAACATGGACCTCGAAAGGATTTGCCCTTCCGACACGTAAATCGGTTGCAGAAAAATTAGGATATGATGAAGATCCATTAAGAGGGGCGCTGGTTGCTGGTGCACCATATGCGACCGTATGGCAGGAAGGCCCGAACCTTCCAATCATCATGAATAACTTCAACAATCAGTTCATCGCCGCATTCCTTGGTGACAGGCGGCTGGATGAAGCATTGAAAGATGCGCAGAAACAAGCAAACAGTGAAATTCAATAA
- a CDS encoding amylo-alpha-1,6-glucosidase, with amino-acid sequence MNYRVIKENNLFLLTDEQGDIVSNHSYGLGLYKNDTRFLSKFNVRINKEKPILLHSDGSENYMSTILSTNPHQEEDGSLILWRESIEIERKRFIYDDVLYETVTAKNYYPKPVTFDLNVEIDADFNDMFIVRGFQTGDVGKRTGQTVDEDSLTFHYEGADDIQRATRVQWTAGMVPKEVKESGEITFTLELDHEESNSITFMIVPLEDTETRSNLLGVEEALGQLKKSYKGWSDGLASVETDYEPLQRLADRGLSDLRVLLTDMGYGNFPVAGLPWFGVPFGRDTLIAALQMIAFQPQVAKGTLLTMASRQGAKVDPWRDEQPGKIMHEIRYGELANTNQIPFTPYYGTIDATPLFLVLLTEYVKWTGDVDTFRKLEDNVIRALEWIDQYGDRDGDLFVEYHQESSKGIANQGWKDSGDSIVHRNGDYGETPIALSEVQGYVYQAKQGLAAIYESLGNADRTFALRAQAEKLQEAFEERFWMDDVEFYAIALDGKKEQVGTITSNPGHVLYSGMLASDRAAKVSKKLTGDKMFSGYGIRTMGAGEAGYNPMSYHDGSIWPHDNSMILLGMSKLGYTADAKIVMTGLINASQHFEYDRLPELFCGYDAAIGKAVKYPVACSPQAWAAGTPLVFVQSLLGLFPDSLTKEIVLNPQLLDAMNELTVRNIKIGDGTLSISVTRQGEEVHTSILENTTGFDIVKDDKVTQ; translated from the coding sequence ATGAACTACAGAGTGATAAAAGAAAACAATTTATTTTTACTTACGGATGAACAGGGAGATATCGTTTCCAACCACAGCTACGGCTTGGGTTTATATAAAAATGATACTCGTTTCCTCAGTAAGTTTAATGTGCGGATTAACAAAGAGAAACCGATTCTTCTTCATTCAGATGGATCTGAAAACTACATGTCTACTATATTATCAACCAATCCACACCAGGAAGAGGATGGCAGCCTGATCCTATGGAGGGAATCAATCGAGATTGAAAGAAAACGCTTTATTTATGATGATGTACTTTATGAAACGGTAACAGCAAAGAATTATTATCCAAAGCCGGTTACATTTGACCTGAACGTCGAAATAGATGCTGACTTTAATGACATGTTTATCGTACGCGGATTCCAGACAGGAGATGTAGGAAAGCGTACTGGTCAGACGGTGGATGAAGACTCCCTTACCTTCCACTATGAAGGAGCTGATGACATCCAGCGGGCAACCCGTGTTCAATGGACTGCCGGGATGGTACCTAAGGAAGTGAAAGAGAGTGGGGAAATTACCTTCACACTTGAGCTAGATCATGAGGAATCAAATTCGATTACATTCATGATCGTACCTCTTGAAGACACAGAAACAAGATCTAACCTTTTGGGTGTGGAAGAAGCGCTGGGGCAGCTGAAGAAATCCTACAAAGGCTGGTCTGATGGGCTTGCGTCAGTCGAAACGGATTACGAGCCGCTTCAAAGGCTGGCAGACCGCGGTCTATCCGATTTAAGGGTCTTGTTGACTGACATGGGATACGGAAACTTCCCGGTAGCGGGTCTGCCGTGGTTCGGGGTTCCTTTCGGAAGAGACACCCTCATAGCGGCTCTGCAGATGATTGCCTTCCAGCCGCAGGTTGCAAAGGGTACACTCCTTACTATGGCCAGCCGGCAAGGGGCGAAAGTGGACCCTTGGAGAGACGAACAGCCAGGGAAAATCATGCACGAAATCCGTTACGGGGAGCTGGCGAATACAAACCAGATTCCATTCACACCTTACTACGGAACGATTGATGCAACACCATTATTCCTTGTGCTGCTAACGGAATATGTAAAATGGACAGGTGATGTTGATACATTCCGCAAACTTGAAGACAATGTAATTCGTGCGCTGGAATGGATCGATCAATACGGTGACCGTGATGGCGATTTATTTGTGGAATATCATCAGGAATCTTCGAAAGGGATTGCCAATCAGGGCTGGAAAGACTCCGGTGACTCCATTGTTCATCGAAACGGTGACTATGGTGAAACTCCGATTGCCCTATCAGAAGTCCAAGGATACGTGTATCAAGCAAAACAGGGTCTTGCTGCCATCTATGAAAGCCTAGGGAACGCTGACCGTACTTTCGCACTAAGGGCACAGGCAGAAAAACTTCAGGAAGCATTCGAAGAAAGGTTTTGGATGGACGATGTTGAATTTTACGCGATTGCACTGGATGGTAAAAAGGAGCAAGTAGGAACGATTACTTCCAATCCAGGACACGTCCTGTATTCCGGGATGCTCGCTTCAGACCGCGCTGCGAAAGTGAGCAAAAAGTTGACTGGTGACAAAATGTTCTCAGGGTACGGCATCCGTACGATGGGTGCAGGAGAAGCAGGGTACAATCCGATGAGCTACCATGATGGAAGCATCTGGCCGCATGACAATTCGATGATCTTACTTGGGATGAGTAAGCTCGGCTATACAGCGGATGCTAAGATCGTAATGACAGGTCTGATCAACGCCTCACAGCACTTTGAATACGACAGGCTTCCAGAGCTTTTCTGCGGATATGATGCAGCGATCGGTAAAGCGGTGAAATATCCGGTCGCATGTTCACCTCAGGCATGGGCGGCCGGCACGCCGCTGGTATTTGTACAATCACTGCTGGGTCTTTTCCCGGACAGCCTGACAAAGGAAATTGTACTGAATCCTCAGCTTCTTGATGCAATGAACGAACTGACGGTCAGAAACATTAAGATCGGTGACGGGACGCTTTCGATTTCTGTGACAAGACAGGGAGAGGAAGTTCACACGTCCATCCTTGAGAATACAACAGGCTTTGACATTGTGAAGGATGATAAGGTTACTCAATGA
- a CDS encoding LacI family DNA-binding transcriptional regulator gives MTTIKDIARHAGVSVTTVSRALNGYSDVNENTRKRIAQVAKELNYSPNSLARSLVMKKSQTIGLLVSGFTKESVKDNFMVEVLAGINEYVSGSDYDLVLFNTNSSKQREKTYTQLCRERRVDGVIIQGIRTDDPYLKEVVDSDIPCVLVDIPLEAENVSHVTTDNVLGAEKAVKHLISLGHEKIGMINGHEFAFVSKERLQGYQKALQKANYEFNPDYVRVGEFTEERGRKAAYQLLSSHPEITALFCASDLMAIGAMSAARELELKVPEDVSIIGYDDILLASYVNPKLTTIAQNKFSLGYEAARLLIGLLNNQSETHRLLIKTELKERESTSKVRN, from the coding sequence GTGACTACTATCAAAGATATTGCGAGACATGCAGGAGTATCTGTGACGACCGTATCCAGGGCCTTGAACGGATACTCGGACGTAAACGAGAATACGCGTAAAAGGATTGCTCAAGTAGCGAAGGAACTGAACTACAGCCCTAATTCATTGGCCAGGAGCCTGGTAATGAAGAAATCCCAGACGATTGGTCTCCTGGTTTCAGGTTTTACAAAGGAAAGCGTTAAGGATAATTTTATGGTGGAGGTCCTTGCAGGAATCAATGAGTATGTTTCGGGATCGGACTATGATCTGGTTCTGTTCAACACGAATTCCTCGAAGCAAAGGGAGAAAACCTATACCCAGCTTTGTCGTGAAAGACGTGTGGATGGAGTGATCATACAAGGGATACGAACTGATGACCCTTATCTCAAGGAAGTGGTGGACAGTGATATTCCATGCGTATTGGTGGATATCCCACTTGAAGCAGAGAATGTCAGCCACGTTACAACTGATAATGTCCTGGGGGCAGAAAAAGCCGTAAAACATTTGATCTCTCTTGGTCATGAAAAAATAGGAATGATTAACGGTCATGAGTTTGCTTTTGTCAGCAAAGAGCGATTACAGGGATATCAAAAAGCTCTGCAAAAAGCAAATTACGAATTCAATCCTGATTATGTAAGGGTAGGAGAGTTCACGGAAGAGCGGGGAAGAAAAGCCGCTTATCAATTGTTGAGTAGCCACCCGGAAATTACCGCACTCTTTTGTGCGAGTGACTTAATGGCAATCGGTGCAATGTCTGCTGCCAGGGAACTCGAATTGAAAGTGCCTGAGGATGTGTCCATTATAGGATATGATGATATTCTTCTCGCTTCTTATGTAAATCCGAAGCTTACGACCATTGCACAAAATAAGTTCAGCCTTGGCTACGAAGCTGCAAGACTGTTGATCGGCCTGCTGAATAACCAGAGTGAAACGCACCGGCTTTTGATAAAGACAGAGCTTAAAGAAAGAGAAAGTACATCAAAAGTAAGAAATTAA
- a CDS encoding MazG nucleotide pyrophosphohydrolase domain-containing protein, with amino-acid sequence MKQITFHELQSYLALKYKEGRSSSALFMKLVEEIGEVAEVLNRLEGRKANSGSTSLEKEIVDVIHYAVAIASINDIDLTKAIIEKDKLAAMKYNQSPNLEDFLVKQNQER; translated from the coding sequence ATGAAGCAAATAACATTCCATGAGTTACAAAGCTACCTGGCACTAAAATACAAAGAGGGGCGATCTTCCTCTGCATTGTTTATGAAACTAGTAGAAGAAATTGGCGAGGTAGCAGAGGTGCTGAACCGGTTAGAAGGTCGAAAAGCAAATTCAGGGAGTACTTCTTTAGAAAAAGAGATAGTTGATGTCATTCACTACGCCGTGGCCATTGCGAGCATCAATGATATTGATTTAACAAAGGCCATTATTGAAAAGGATAAACTAGCTGCAATGAAGTATAATCAATCTCCGAATTTAGAAGATTTTTTAGTGAAGCAAAATCAGGAACGTTAG
- the amyS gene encoding alpha-amylase gives MILVAAVLLLIPAAPLQGNASTNGTMMQYFEWYLPNDGEHWNRLNGDASHLKDIGISAVWIPPATKGSSQYDVGYGAYDLYDLGEFNQKGTVRTKYGTKQQLKDAINSLHQNGVQVYGDVVMNHKGGADHTQSVTAVEVDPNNRNNEVSGDYQIEAWTGFDFTGRNNIYSDFKWQWYHFDGTDWDESRQLKRIYKFRGTGKAWDWEVSSEKGNYDYLMYADVDFDHPEVMEELKNWGTWYANELNLDGFRLDAVKHIKHSYLQDWVTTIRNNTGKEMFTVAEYWQNDLGAIENYLSKTGQTHSAFDVPLHYNFHYASNSGGNYDMRNILNGTLVASQPTKAVTIVENHDSQPGQALESTVQSWFKPLAYAFILTRSQGYPTLFYGDYYGTRGDTSYEIPALQSELDPILKARKNYAYGNQHDYIDHWDIIGWTREGDSSHADSGLATLITDGPGGNKWMYVGKRNAGEKWVDTTGNNPTEVIINHDGWGNFYVNGGSHSIYTQQ, from the coding sequence ATGATCCTGGTGGCTGCCGTACTTTTACTTATTCCTGCTGCGCCTCTTCAGGGCAACGCAAGTACGAATGGTACCATGATGCAGTACTTTGAGTGGTACTTGCCGAATGATGGAGAACATTGGAACCGGTTGAATGGTGATGCATCACATTTAAAAGACATTGGGATCAGTGCAGTATGGATTCCCCCGGCTACAAAAGGATCTTCCCAATATGATGTGGGGTATGGTGCCTACGATTTATATGACCTCGGTGAATTTAATCAAAAGGGAACGGTCCGAACAAAATATGGGACGAAGCAGCAATTAAAAGATGCCATAAATTCTCTTCATCAAAATGGTGTTCAAGTTTATGGTGACGTAGTGATGAACCATAAAGGAGGGGCGGATCATACACAGTCCGTCACTGCTGTGGAGGTCGACCCAAACAACCGAAACAATGAAGTGTCCGGGGACTACCAAATTGAAGCTTGGACAGGTTTTGATTTTACCGGCAGAAATAACATTTATTCAGATTTCAAATGGCAGTGGTATCATTTTGACGGAACAGATTGGGACGAATCGAGACAATTGAAAAGAATCTACAAGTTTAGGGGTACAGGCAAGGCCTGGGACTGGGAGGTGTCCAGTGAAAAAGGAAATTATGATTATCTCATGTATGCCGACGTTGATTTTGATCATCCAGAGGTGATGGAAGAGCTCAAGAACTGGGGCACCTGGTATGCCAATGAATTGAATTTAGACGGCTTCCGCTTGGATGCTGTAAAGCACATCAAGCACTCTTATCTGCAAGACTGGGTCACAACCATCCGGAATAATACGGGTAAAGAAATGTTTACCGTAGCAGAGTATTGGCAGAATGATTTAGGAGCCATTGAAAACTATTTGTCGAAGACAGGACAGACCCATTCAGCTTTTGATGTTCCTTTACATTACAATTTCCATTACGCTTCTAACAGCGGCGGCAATTATGACATGCGAAACATCTTGAATGGGACCCTTGTTGCCAGCCAGCCGACAAAGGCTGTTACAATCGTAGAGAATCATGACTCCCAGCCTGGACAGGCGCTGGAATCAACGGTCCAATCCTGGTTTAAACCATTGGCTTATGCCTTTATTCTTACTCGGTCACAAGGATATCCAACCCTTTTCTACGGAGACTATTATGGTACACGTGGTGATACCTCATATGAAATTCCTGCTCTGCAAAGTGAATTGGATCCCATTCTGAAAGCCAGGAAGAATTATGCCTATGGTAATCAGCATGACTATATCGATCATTGGGATATTATCGGATGGACCAGAGAGGGAGACAGCAGCCATGCGGACTCCGGTCTGGCAACATTGATCACAGACGGCCCTGGAGGAAACAAGTGGATGTATGTAGGCAAAAGAAATGCAGGGGAAAAATGGGTGGATACAACAGGAAACAATCCAACCGAGGTAATCATCAATCATGACGGCTGGGGAAACTTTTATGTGAACGGAGGCTCCCATTCGATTTATACACAACAATAA
- a CDS encoding ABC transporter permease, giving the protein MRGIKTKILVTISISFILLFVLGSLTFNILFEGKIPQTLLEYSQEGKITGKAPFGPSIEHPFGTDRNGYDMFFKVLQGAQYTLGAAVVISLLTFVVSFTFGVMWGFMKSANQFISQTVLSSLYFIPQSIIAYNILFPLLWEPPGGFETTFSERVLLTVLTLALITVPTTAVLISNETREILKKEFIVSAKVLGGSKVFLFKKHVMPHLKLRLFIIYPKIVIQVLLIIAHLGFFQLFFGGTDVCYGPFCDPPKPIVQEWSGLMAMNFDELFNAWWIFMAPMLFFSLTVLSLNGIARGLEALLDYNVAIKKVQKEEVNHSTPINRGVTLEDFRRMNG; this is encoded by the coding sequence ATGAGGGGAATCAAAACTAAAATCCTGGTGACAATTTCTATAAGCTTTATTCTGCTGTTCGTTTTAGGCAGCCTGACATTTAACATATTGTTTGAAGGTAAAATTCCACAAACGCTGCTGGAGTATAGTCAAGAAGGGAAGATTACGGGAAAAGCTCCCTTCGGTCCTTCGATAGAGCACCCGTTTGGCACTGATCGAAATGGGTACGATATGTTTTTTAAAGTACTGCAGGGGGCACAGTATACTCTTGGTGCGGCTGTCGTTATATCCCTGCTCACTTTTGTAGTCTCCTTTACCTTCGGTGTCATGTGGGGATTCATGAAATCTGCTAATCAATTTATTTCTCAAACCGTTTTATCATCGTTATACTTCATCCCGCAATCCATCATTGCATACAACATCTTATTTCCTCTACTATGGGAGCCGCCGGGAGGTTTTGAGACGACCTTTTCAGAAAGAGTGCTGCTGACCGTTTTGACTCTGGCCCTGATCACCGTCCCCACTACAGCAGTATTAATCTCCAACGAGACAAGAGAAATACTGAAAAAAGAATTTATAGTAAGTGCAAAGGTGTTGGGGGGCAGCAAGGTATTCCTTTTTAAAAAACATGTCATGCCTCACTTGAAGTTAAGGCTTTTTATCATTTACCCTAAAATTGTTATACAAGTGTTATTGATAATCGCCCATCTAGGGTTCTTCCAGTTATTCTTTGGCGGCACGGACGTTTGTTATGGCCCCTTTTGTGATCCTCCCAAACCAATTGTTCAGGAGTGGTCCGGACTCATGGCGATGAATTTCGATGAACTTTTTAATGCATGGTGGATTTTTATGGCACCTATGCTGTTTTTCTCTTTGACGGTTCTTTCTTTGAATGGGATAGCAAGAGGGTTGGAGGCTTTGTTGGATTATAACGTTGCAATTAAGAAGGTGCAAAAAGAAGAGGTGAATCATTCAACCCCTATTAATAGAGGAGTTACTTTAGAAGATTTCAGGAGAATGAATGGGTAG
- a CDS encoding ABC transporter permease subunit yields the protein MRTVIKLAAEPLLIILGIVLVSATSAIFESQTSYWDSLLGVMKEIVSPQELVYINPVSEIERDIFPIIFIAFFSSARILFSALAIAIINSLVLLIFYFFAGESFKRLIKFCSVVFSSLPDIFIIAVLQLFVILFFKSTGVLLIDVASTGENQLILFPAVTLSILPTFFFLGLLVSFLKEEEHLSYVVLAKSKGLNKYSILFIHMIRNILISLTYHGKQIIWMMLSNLLILEYLFNVFGVTSFLFSYNSPSIFAITAILLFIPIYILLKGLQFVIKKRIGKEMSL from the coding sequence ATGAGAACTGTCATTAAGTTGGCTGCTGAGCCGTTGTTAATCATTCTAGGGATTGTGCTGGTCAGTGCGACATCAGCCATATTTGAGTCCCAGACATCTTACTGGGATAGTCTGCTGGGTGTTATGAAAGAGATCGTCTCGCCGCAGGAACTTGTGTATATCAATCCGGTGTCTGAGATTGAAAGAGATATTTTTCCGATCATATTCATTGCCTTTTTTAGCAGTGCAAGGATTTTGTTTAGTGCATTGGCCATTGCCATCATAAACTCTCTGGTTTTACTTATATTCTACTTCTTTGCAGGAGAGTCGTTTAAGCGACTTATCAAATTTTGTTCCGTAGTCTTCAGTTCATTGCCTGACATCTTCATTATCGCGGTTCTTCAACTCTTCGTTATATTGTTCTTTAAAAGCACAGGTGTCTTGTTGATCGATGTAGCATCAACCGGGGAAAATCAATTGATCCTGTTTCCGGCTGTGACACTGAGTATATTACCCACTTTTTTCTTCTTAGGGTTGTTGGTCTCATTTTTAAAAGAAGAAGAACATTTATCATATGTTGTGCTGGCGAAGAGCAAGGGCTTGAACAAGTATAGTATTTTGTTTATCCATATGATTCGGAATATCCTGATCAGTTTAACGTATCACGGGAAGCAAATCATCTGGATGATGTTATCCAACCTATTAATTTTGGAATATCTATTTAATGTGTTTGGCGTTACTTCTTTTTTGTTTTCGTATAATTCTCCTTCCATCTTTGCGATTACTGCCATCCTGCTCTTTATCCCCATCTATATTTTACTTAAGGGCCTTCAATTTGTAATTAAGAAAAGGATTGGAAAGGAGATGAGTTTATGA
- a CDS encoding RNA polymerase sigma factor — MSGNKISDWYYQYNKDIYHFLIYYTGSADSEDLVQEVFYRAIKGIDRFQENSSPKTWLFGIARNVGLDEIRKKKRSKIRRILEGREFEDHKEKSPECILQFNEQNKILYEAIHSLKRSYRDVIILRGIKEFTVTETANVLNWNENQVRITYHRALKALQKKKEGLV; from the coding sequence ATGTCAGGCAACAAGATTTCCGACTGGTATTATCAATATAATAAGGATATTTATCATTTTTTGATTTATTATACAGGGTCTGCTGATAGTGAGGACCTTGTTCAGGAAGTGTTTTACCGTGCGATAAAAGGAATTGACCGTTTTCAAGAGAATTCCAGCCCGAAAACATGGTTATTTGGGATTGCCAGGAATGTTGGATTAGACGAGATCAGAAAGAAAAAACGATCGAAAATCAGAAGAATACTGGAGGGCAGGGAATTCGAGGATCACAAAGAGAAAAGTCCCGAGTGTATATTGCAATTCAATGAACAAAACAAAATACTATACGAGGCAATCCACTCATTAAAAAGGAGCTACCGGGATGTCATCATCTTAAGAGGGATAAAAGAGTTTACGGTAACGGAAACAGCAAACGTATTGAATTGGAATGAAAATCAAGTAAGGATCACCTATCATCGAGCGCTAAAAGCGCTCCAAAAGAAAAAGGAGGGGCTGGTGTGA
- a CDS encoding DUF58 domain-containing protein, which translates to MKFHKEPPFIFSPLVLILNVILLIITSFAGYTNLVFLFSMIISLALFSRLYLNLQVKKISWSIRKYHDASSIDEFVKCQIEIRNDSALPMYRIKMNIESRSEYELVFTEGDDESSMYSISLDLPAKSQKTITVTLKGKGRGIHRWSNLEFLVKDPLSFQTYRVESVKNDLPSFKVLPRIGKIHDLKLKSMLQGYKQTYYSLFLDETSIIGTKEYENESFRHIHWLATAKENKLLAKKYQKVHGDVYSIFLNMVGKGQFHLRKDMEELIEYTVSVCLYLIKEGCKVELWVNYATEHHDIMRLKNDLDRTQLRKLIETLALINSTGRFLSTERFFQHSLRAKDNKSLGLIIGTPPEPTRREQLLHIKR; encoded by the coding sequence ATGAAGTTTCATAAAGAACCGCCCTTTATCTTTTCACCTCTTGTCTTGATCTTGAACGTGATCCTGCTCATTATCACTAGTTTCGCAGGGTATACCAATCTTGTATTTCTCTTCTCTATGATTATTTCTTTGGCACTATTCTCGAGGTTGTATCTAAACCTACAGGTTAAGAAGATTTCCTGGAGTATTAGAAAGTACCATGACGCATCAAGCATCGATGAATTCGTCAAATGCCAAATCGAAATTCGGAACGATTCTGCTCTACCTATGTATCGCATAAAGATGAACATAGAGAGCAGGAGCGAATATGAACTTGTCTTTACGGAGGGAGATGATGAAAGCAGCATGTACTCCATATCCTTGGATCTACCCGCGAAATCACAAAAAACGATCACCGTCACACTTAAAGGGAAAGGAAGGGGGATCCATCGGTGGAGTAACCTTGAATTTCTAGTGAAGGATCCGCTGTCCTTCCAAACCTATCGTGTAGAAAGCGTGAAGAATGACCTCCCGTCATTCAAAGTCCTTCCCCGGATAGGGAAGATCCATGATTTGAAGTTGAAATCCATGCTTCAGGGGTATAAACAGACCTATTACTCTTTGTTTCTGGATGAGACGAGCATCATAGGGACCAAAGAGTATGAGAATGAAAGTTTCAGGCATATTCACTGGCTTGCGACCGCCAAAGAGAACAAGCTTCTCGCGAAAAAATATCAAAAAGTCCACGGGGATGTCTATTCCATCTTCCTAAACATGGTCGGAAAGGGTCAGTTTCACCTCCGGAAAGACATGGAGGAGTTGATTGAATACACCGTGTCGGTCTGCCTCTACCTGATAAAAGAGGGATGCAAGGTGGAACTGTGGGTCAACTATGCGACCGAACATCATGACATAATGCGCCTCAAGAACGACCTCGACCGCACACAACTGAGGAAGTTGATTGAGACACTTGCACTCATCAACTCCACCGGGAGATTTCTCTCAACCGAACGATTCTTCCAACATTCCTTGAGGGCAAAAGACAATAAATCACTCGGCTTGATCATCGGTACTCCGCCTGAGCCGACCAGGCGTGAACAGCTTCTGCACATCAAGCGTTAA
- a CDS encoding MoxR family ATPase produces the protein MLQKIKENVAKVMIDKDKEIELMIVALLSDGHVLLEDVPGTGKTTMAKCFSKSIDGTFNRLQFTPDTLPSDIVGQEYFDVKTSDFKVRKGPVFNNVLLIDEINRAVPRTQSALLELMEKKHVTLGGVTYHLPKPFCVIATQNPYDSIGTFPLPDAQLDRFLLTIRQGYPSPEKEKMMLRRFRSSNPLEIIESVISTEDIIQLKQNVKDVIVLEEIEDYLMDIVQKTRHHKYVDIGVSPRGSLAYMRAIQSRAFLYGRDFSTPEDVKELALPLLAHRISLNVEGEVKTSKEAIIHEILDSTSVPVETP, from the coding sequence ATGCTGCAGAAGATTAAAGAAAATGTAGCGAAAGTTATGATTGATAAAGACAAGGAGATTGAGCTGATGATTGTTGCTCTCTTGAGTGATGGTCATGTCTTGCTTGAAGATGTACCGGGAACCGGCAAAACGACGATGGCGAAGTGTTTTTCAAAAAGCATCGACGGTACGTTCAACCGGCTGCAGTTTACTCCAGATACGCTTCCCTCGGATATAGTGGGTCAGGAATACTTCGATGTGAAAACGAGTGATTTCAAAGTCCGAAAGGGTCCGGTTTTCAATAACGTGCTTCTCATCGATGAAATCAATCGGGCTGTCCCGAGGACCCAGTCTGCACTCCTCGAACTGATGGAAAAGAAACATGTCACACTAGGAGGGGTAACCTATCACTTACCAAAACCCTTTTGTGTCATTGCCACGCAGAATCCCTATGACTCCATTGGTACCTTCCCATTACCGGATGCACAGTTGGACCGTTTCCTCCTCACGATCAGACAAGGATATCCGTCTCCTGAAAAAGAAAAAATGATGCTAAGGAGGTTCCGTTCATCCAACCCTCTTGAAATCATCGAGAGTGTGATTTCCACCGAAGACATCATCCAGTTGAAGCAGAACGTAAAGGATGTCATCGTCTTGGAAGAGATTGAGGATTATTTGATGGACATCGTTCAAAAGACGCGGCACCATAAATATGTAGATATAGGGGTGAGTCCCCGCGGGTCCCTTGCTTATATGAGGGCTATCCAGTCGAGGGCTTTCCTATACGGAAGGGATTTCAGCACGCCTGAAGATGTAAAGGAACTGGCGCTGCCTCTCTTAGCACACAGGATTTCGTTGAATGTGGAAGGGGAAGTGAAGACCTCGAAGGAAGCGATCATACACGAAATCCTTGACAGCACTTCTGTTCCGGTCGAAACACCATGA